The following are encoded in a window of Brettanomyces bruxellensis chromosome 9, complete sequence genomic DNA:
- the RPB7 gene encoding DNA-directed RNA polymerase II subunit, giving the protein MKQYLRQKLLTDVEGTCTGQFGYIICVLDCMNIDVGKGRILTGNSGYAEFKVKYRAVVWKPFKGEVVDAVVSSVNSMGFFADVGPLSVFISKHLIPNDMKYTPSHTPPAYISEDQVVMKSSKVRIKIIGTRSDVNSISAIGSIKEDYLGPL; this is encoded by the coding sequence ATGAAGCAGTACCTTCGACAAAAGTTGCTGACGGATGTAGAGGGTACCTGTACTGGTCAGTTTGGTTACATTATATGTGTTCTTGATTGTATGAATATAGATGTTGGAAAAGGTCGGATTCTTACAGGAAACTCGGGATACGCCGAATTCAAAGTTAAGTATAGAGCTGTTGTGTGGAAACCTTTCAAGGGAGAAGTTGTTGATGCGGTTGTTTCCTCTGTCAATAGTATGGGCTTTTTCGCAGATGTGGGGCCCCTTTCGGTATTCATTTCAAAGCATTTAATTCCCAATGATATGAAATACACCCCTTCACATACCCCACCTGCTTACATAAGTGAGGATCAGGTTGTGATGAAAAGTTCTAAAGTTAGGATAAAGATTATTGGTACCAGATCCGATGTCAATAGCATTTCCGCCATTGGTAGTATCAAGGAAGATTATTTGGGCCCACTATAG
- the ERG11 gene encoding Lanosterol 14-alpha-demethylase produces MSVVESLVETVYAYATLALSWFLSLGLLQKIFIIISIPFIYSITWQFLFSLRKDRVPLVFYWIPWVGSAVTYGTQPYEFFDNCRAKYGDCFSFMLLGRVMTVYLGPKGHEFVFNAKLSDVSAEAAYSNLTTPAFGEGVIYDVPNWKLMEQKKFAKVALTTESFIQYVPLMVDEIMKYFKTSPDFQGKKGEVDVLKSQPEMTLYTASRSLMGKDLRNMLNAKYAGWYSDLDKGFTPLNFAFPYLPLPGYKLRDKAHAHITNTYMELINKRRKESGTHERDLVDALMNNSTYKDGTKMTDQQIANLMVGVLMGGQHTSAATSSWFLLHLGERPDLQEELYKEIKDTIGDKPLQWQDLQKMTLMNNTIRETLRMHHPLHSVFRKVIHDLPVPGTKYVVPAGHFVLASPGWSMTHEEFFPNSQHFEPHRWDKLGGAGGGFKKEDNADEKEETVDYGFGKISKGVSSPYLPFGGGRHRCIGEHFAYTQLGTLLVTFIRNFKWTSKVPEPDYTSMVVLPVGPAYIKWEKREKD; encoded by the coding sequence ATGTCGGTGGTTGAATCTCTAGTGGAAACAGTTTATGCTTATGCCACATTGGCATTATCGTGGTTCCTATCATTGGGACTTCTACAAAAgatttttatcatcatctccaTCCCATTCATCTACTCCATTACCTGGCAGTTCTTGTTTTCCTTGAGAAAGGACAGAGTTCCATTAGTGTTCTACTGGATTCCTTGGGTTGGTTCTGCTGTCACTTATGGTACGCAACCATATGAGTTTTTCGACAACTGCCGTGCAAAATATGGTGactgcttttctttcatgCTTCTTGGAAGAGTTATGACCGTGTACTTGGGACCAAAGGGTCACGAGTTCGTTTTCAATGCCAAACTCTCTGATGTGTCCGCTGAAGCTGCTTACAGTAATTTGACTACTCCTGCTTTCGGTGAGGGTGTTATCTACGATGTTCCTAACTGGAAGTTGATGGAACAGAAGAAGTTTGCAAAGGTTGCTCTCACCACTGAGTCGTTCATTCAATATGTTCCTTTAATGGTTGATGAGATCATGAAGTACTTCAAGACCAGTCCTGATTTCCAAGGTAAAAAAGGTGAGGTTGATGTCTTGAAATCTCAGCCTGAAATGACTTTGTACACTGCTTCTAGATCTTTGATGGGTAAGGACTTGAGAAACATGCTTAATGCTAAGTATGCTGGATGGTACAGCGATCTTGATAAGGGATTCACTCCATTGAACTTTGCTTTCCCATACTTGCCATTACCAGGATACAAACTCAGAGATAAAGCCCACGCACACATTACCAACACTTACATGGAGCTTATCAAcaagagaagaaaggagTCTGGAACTCATGAGAGAGATCTTGTCGATGCTCTTATGAACAATTCTACGTACAAGGATGGAACCAAAATGACTGACCAGCAGATTGCCAACTTGATGGTTGGTGTCTTGATGGGTGGTCAGCACACTTCTGCCGCAACTTCTTCGTGGTTCCTTCTTCACTTGGGTGAAAGACCAGATTTGCAGGAAGAACTTTACAAGGAAATTAAGGATACCATTGGTGACAAGCCACTACAGTGGCAAGATCTACAAAAGATGACTCTTATGAACAACACGATCCGTGAGACTTTGAGAATGCATCATCCTCTACACTCTGTCTTCAGAAAGGTTATTCATGACTTGCCTGTTCCTGGTACTAAGTATGTTGTTCCTGCCGGTCACTTCGTTTTGGCTTCTCCTGGTTGGTCTATGACTCATGAGGAATTCTTCCCTAACTCCCAGCACTTTGAACCTCACAGATGGGACAAGTTGGGAGGTGCCGGAGGTGGTTTCAAGAAGGAAGATAACGCTGatgagaaagaggaaactGTTGATTACGGTTTTGGTAAGATCTCCAAGGGTGTCTCTTCTCCATACTTGCCATTCGGTGGTGGTAGACACAGATGTATTGGTGAGCACTTTGCATACACCCAGTTGGGTACACTTTTGGTTACTTTCATTCGTAACTTTAAGTGGACAAGTAAGGTTCCTGAGCCTGACTACACTTCTATGGTTGTTTTGCCAGTTGGCCCTGCTTACATAAAGTGGGAGAAAAGGGAGAAAGATTAA
- the MRPL23 gene encoding 54S ribosomal protein L23, mitochondrial (BUSCO:EOG092654LJ) encodes MSNKIGQAGLGFARVWHHIDLAEDKRTLGRLASQIAITLIGKQKPVGHPTQDIGDYVVVSNCRYLKVTGHKLTDKTYWHHTTRPGTGKMIPMEKVVQDFGYGEIIRRAVSRMLPKDSHRRRRLHRLKLYDGSQTPYDQNIIAWADQRPIVEKRLKDLEKRQQVMNAYEKKKKMLDESQ; translated from the coding sequence ATGTCAAACAAGATTGGCCAGGCAGGCCTGGGATTTGCTAGAGTGTGGCATCACATTGATTTAGCAGAGGATAAAAGAACTTTAGGAAGATTAGCCTCTCAGATAGCCATCACACTTATAGGAAAGCAAAAACCAGTTGGACATCCAACGCAAGATATTGGCGATTATGTGGTTGTATCTAATTGTCGTTATTTAAAAGTTACCGGTCACAAATTGACAGATAAGACATACTGGCACCATACTACAAGACCTGGTACAGGTAAAATGATTCCTATGGAGAAGGTTGTGCAAGATTTTGGATATGGTGAAATCATCAGACGTGCAGTCAGTAGAATGCTTCCAAAAGATTCTCATAGAAGGAGGAGACTACATAGATTAAAACTCTATGACGGATCACAGACTCCTTACGATCAAAACATTATTGCTTGGGCGGATCAAAGGCCAATAGTGGAAAAGCGGTTGAAGGACTTGGAAAAAAGACAGCAAGTCATGAACGcatatgaaaagaagaaaaagatgctCGATGAATCTCAGTAA
- the RPB2 gene encoding DNA-directed RNA polymerase II subunit RPB2, whose protein sequence is MSEYAIPEDEMISTEDCWTVISSFFEAKGLVSQQLESFEEFIESSIQELVLEDKKLILDQPAQHITEDDDISRRYEITFGDIFLSKPSQTEADGTTSTLLPQEARLRNLTYSAPLYVEMKKMVKESIDDGTTSSSQLQWYKEGEITKFRNGEIAEPAPIPADFNDDEDEVVEEKHGTKFHSSGAETQTIFIGKVPIMLKSKFCTLYGLTEDELYEIRECPYDMGGYFIINGSEKVLIAQERSAANIVQVFKKPAPSPISHVAEIRSALEHGSRLISSIQVKLTRGGASSMKNGGVGRSIKTSLPYIKSDIPIVIVFRALGVIEDGDILQHICYDENDWQMMEMLKPCIEEGFLIQSQEVALDFIGRRGNAVGIKRDRRIQFAKDILQREFLPHISQDSGYETNKAYFLGYIVNRLLLCALERREPDDRDHFGKKRLDLAGPLLANLFRILFRKLSKDIYRYMQRCIERGEDFNIVSAVKSTTITSGLKYSLATGNWGEQKKAMSSRAGVSQVLNRYTYASTLSHLRRTNTPIGRDGKLAKPRQLHNTHWGLVCPAETPEGQACGLVKNLSLMAGISVGTSSEPISYLLEEWGLEPLSDYDPQEHKNATRVFLNGNWVGTHRDPGMLVDTMRQLRRSGTISPEVSLVRDIREREFKIFTDAGRVYRPLFIVDNDPDSPRKGNLKITKDDVRKIRDREVEEIAPEEDVDEDGNPAEPIRRVYGWDSLVTNGMVEYLDAEEEETTLIAMSPEDLLPMSKQDQRREVELDPAKRIKTHINSHSFTHCEIHPAMILGVAASIIPFPDHNQSPRNTYQSAMGKQAMGVYLTNYNVRMDTMSNILYYPQKPLAKTQSMEFLKFRELPAGQNCIVAIACYSGYNQEDSVIMNQSSIDRGLFRSLFFRTYMDQERRNGISIVEEFEKPNRSNTLGFKVGTYEKLDDDGLVAPGVRVSGDDIIIGKTVPIPPDTEELGQRTKYHTKRDASTPLRSAESGIVDQVMLTTNAEGLKFVKVRMRTTKVPQIGDKFASRHGQKGTIGMTYRHEDMPFTAEGIVPDIIINPHCIPSRMTVAHLVECLLSKVAALRGYEGDATPFTDLTVDAVSKLLRENGYQSRGFEVMYNGHTGKKLMAQIYLGPTYYQRLRHMVDDKIHARARGPYQNLTRQPMEGRARDGGLRFGEMERDCMIAHGVAGFLKERLMDSSDAFRVHVCGICGLMSVVANLKKNQFECKSCKNKTNIYQIHIPYAAKLMFQELMSMNIAPRLYTEKSGYSVR, encoded by the coding sequence ATGTCTGAATACGCCATCCCTGAAGATGAGATGATTTCAACAGAAGACTGTTGGACGGTTATCTCGTCCTTTTTTGAAGCTAAAGGTTTAGTTTCTCAGCAGTTGGagtcttttgaagaattcaTTGAATCCTCTATTCAGGAACTTGTTCTTGAGGATAAAAAGTTGATTTTGGATCAGCCTGCACAGCATATCactgaggatgatgatatcaGCAGGAGATACGAAATTACCTTTGGAgatatctttctttcaaagcCATCTCAGACCGAAGCAGATGGAACGACCTCTACTTTATTGCCCCAGGAGGCACGTTTAAGAAACTTGACATATTCTGCACCCTTATATGtggaaatgaagaagatggtcAAGGAAAGTATTGATGACGGTACTACTTCATCCTCACAACTTCAGTGGTACAAAGAGGGAGAGATCACGAAATTCCGGAATGGAGAAATCGCTGAGCCGGCTCCCATTCCAGCTGATTTCAacgatgatgaggatgaggtggttgaagaaaagcatggAACAAAGTTCCACTCTAGTGGTGCCGAAACCCAGACTATCTTCATTGGTAAAGTGCCAATCATGCTTAAATCGAAATTCTGCACCTTGTACGGTCTTACGGAGGACGAGCTCTACGAAATTAGAGAGTGTCCTTATGACATGGGAGgttatttcatcatcaatggTTCTGAAAAAGTTTTAATTGCTCAGGAGCGTTCTGCTGCTAACATTGTCCAAGTTTTCAAGAAGCCTGCACCATCTCCAATTTCGCATGTTGCAGAGATTAGAAGTGCACTTGAGCATGGTTCTCGTTTGATTTCGTCTATCCAGGTTAAGCTAACTAGAGGAGGTGCTTCAAGCATGAAAAACGGAGGTGTCGGAAGGTCTATCAAAACGTCATTACCATACATCAAGTCGGATATTCCTATCGTCATTGTTTTCCGTGCCTTGGGTGTTATAGAAGATGGTGATATTCTCCAGCACATCTGTTATGATGAGAATGACTGGCAGATGATGGAAATGCTTAAGCCATGTATTGAGGAAGGTTTCTTGATTCAGTCTCAGGAAGTTGCCTTGGACTTTATTGGTAGAAGAGGAAATGCGGTTGGTATTAAAAGAGACAGACGTATCCAATTTGCCAAGGATATCCTTCAGAGAGAATTCTTGCCGCATATTTCGCAGGACAGTGGTTATGAGACTAATAAGGCATACTTTTTGGGATACATAGTGAACAGATTGTTGCTCTGTGCTCTTGAGAGGAGAGAGCCTGATGACAGAGACCACTTTGGTAAGAAGAGATTGGATCTTGCAGGTCCTTTACTTGCCAACTTGTTCAGGATTCTATTCCGTAAGTTGTCCAAGGATATCTACAGGTACATGCAGAGATGTATCGAACGTGGAGAGGACTTCAACATTGTTTCTGCAGTCAAGTCGACTACCATTACTTCTGGTTTGAAGTATTCTTTGGCCACTGGTAACTGGGGAGAGCAAAAGAAGGCAATGAGTTCGCGTGCTGGTGTTTCTCAGGTTTTGAACAGATATACATATGCTTCGACATTATCACACTTGAGAAGAACGAATACGCCGATTGGAAGAGATGGTAAGTTGGCCAAACCAAGACAGTTGCATAATACGCATTGGGGTTTGGTGTGTCCGGCAGAAACGCCGGAAGGTCAAGCCTGTGGTTTGGTCAAGAACTTGTCTCTTATGGCTGGAATATCAGTTGGTACCTCATCTGAACCTATCAGCTATCTTTTGGAGGAGTGGGGTTTAGAGCCACTTTCAGATTATGATCCACAGGAGCATAAGAATGCCACTAGGGTGTTCTTGAACGGTAACTGGGTTGGTACACATAGAGATCCAGGTATGTTGGTTGATACCATGAGACAGTTGAGGAGAAGTGGAACCATTTCTCCCGAAGTTTCATTGGTGAGAGATATTAGAGAAAGAGAGTTCAAGATATTCACGGATGCCGGTCGTGTGTACAGACCATTGTTCATAGTCGACAACGATCCAGATTCTCCTCGGAAGGGTAACCTTAAGATCACTAAAGATGATGTTCGCAAAATTAGAGACCGTGAGGTGGAAGAAATTGCTCCGGAGGAGGATGTTGATGAGGATGGAAATCCAGCTGAGCCAATAAGAAGAGTTTACGGTTGGGATTCCTTAGTAACGAACGGTATGGTGGAGTATTTGGAtgctgaagaagaagagacaACATTAATTGCGATGTCTCCCGAGGATTTGCTTCCTATGAGCAAGCAAGACCAGAGAAGAGAGGTCGAGTTGGACCCTGCAAAGAGAATTAAGACGCACATAAATAGTCATTCGTTCACGCACTGTGAGATTCATCCTGCAATGATTTTGGGTGTGGCAGCATCCATTATTCCATTCCCAGATCATAACCAGTCTCCTCGTAATACTTATCAATCTGCTATGGGTAAGCAGGCCATGGGTGTCTATCTTACGAATTATAACGTGCGTATGGACACGATGTCAAATATCTTGTATTACCCACAGAAGCCGTTGGCCAAAACGCAGTCTATGGAATTCTTGAAGTTTAGAGAGCTTCCAGCTGGTCAGAACTGTATAGTTGCAATTGCGTGCTACTCTGGTTACAACCAGGAGGATTCCGTTATCATGAACCAGTCATCTATTGATAGAGGTCTTTTCAGATCATTGTTTTTCCGGACGTACATGGATCAGGAGAGAAGAAACGGTATTTCTATTGTGGAGGAGTTTGAAAAGCCAAACCGTTCAAACACATTGGGTTTCAAAGTTGGAACGTACGAGAAGCTGGACGATGATGGACTTGTCGCTCCTGGTGTGCGGGTGTCTGGAGATGATATCATCATTGGTAAGACCGTTCCTATTCCACCTGATACCGAGGAGTTGGGACAGAGGACTAAGTACCATACTAAGAGAGATGCTTCGACACCGCTCAGAAGTGCAGAAAGTGGTATTGTGGATCAGGTGATGCTCACAACGAATGCCGAGGGTTTGAAATTCGTCAAGGTGAGAATGAGAACTACCAAAGTTCCTCAAATCGGTGATAAATTTGCCTCCAGACATGGTCAGAAGGGTACCATTGGTATGACATACAGACATGAGGATATGCCGTTTACTGCTGAAGGTATAGTGCCAGATATTATCATCAATCCTCACTGTATTCCATCCCGTATGACGGTGGCTCACTTGGTGGAGTGTCTTCTTTCTAAAGTTGCTGCTCTCAGAGGTTACGAAGGTGATGCCACTCCTTTCACAGACTTGACTGTCGATGCTGTTTCTAAATTGCTCAGAGAGAATGGCTATCAGAGTAGAGGATTTGAGGTCATGTATAACGGACACACTGGTAAGAAGTTGATGGCACAAATATATCTTGGTCCAACCTACTACCAACGTTTGAGGCATATGGTTGATGATAAGATTCACGCCAGGGCCAGAGGTCCATATCAGAATTTAACCAGACAACCTATGGAAGGTCGTGCTAGAGATGGTGGTTTGAGATTCGGAGAGATGGAGAGAGATTGTATGATTGCTCATGGTGTTGCTGGTTTCTTGAAGGAGAGGTTGATGGATTCCTCCGATGCCTTCCGTGTGCATGTGTGTGGAATATGTGGACTCATGTCGGTTGTTGCAAACCTCAAGAAGAACCAATTTGAGTGTAAGTCTTGTAAGAACAAGACTAACATTTACCAGATCCACATTCCCTACGCTGCCAAGTTGATGTTCCAGGAGCTCATGAGTATGAACATTGCTCCTAGACTTTACACCGAGAAGTCTGGTTATTCTGTCCGTTAG
- the RPS27B gene encoding 40S ribosomal protein S27-B, giving the protein MVLVQDLLNPDPSTEAQKHKLKTLVQSPRSYFMDVKCPGCLKITTVFSHAQTPVTCDSCSTVLCTPTGGKCRLTEGCAFRRK; this is encoded by the exons ATG GTTTTAGTTCAAGATTTGTTAAACCCAGACCCATCAACTGAGGCTCAGAAGCATAAGCTTAAAACTTTGGTGCAGTCTCCAAGATCCTACTTCATGGATGTGAAGTGCCCAGGATGCTTGAAGATCACTACAGTTTTCTCCCATGCTCAAACTCCAGTGACATGCGACTCATGCTCTACTGTTCTTTGCACACCAACCGGTGGTAAGTGCAGATTGACCGAAGGTTGCGCAttcagaagaaaatga
- the TRP3 gene encoding anthranilate synthase / indole-3-glycerol phosphate synthase (MEROPS:MER0045094~BUSCO:EOG09261OLD), whose amino-acid sequence MVAAEHEQIPKKVIMIDNYDSFTWNLYQYLCEEGANVLVFRNDVITVKQIEDLHPDILLISPGPGHPRTDAGISREAVKYFMGKIPIFGVCMGQQCIYDVFGGNVEYAGEIVHGKTSQIQHDGKGVFKDVPQGVAVTRYHSLAGSPSSLPECLQVSAKTSHGVIMGIRHKKYTIEGVQFHPESILTEQGHLMVRNILKMHGGYWDGKDEAQPESDKKASILQKIYKQRREDYAEIVKAPGKTFEDLQTYYKLGIAPKKPLNLYEKLSENIRKGNAAILSEIKRASPSKGDIDMNANAAEQATRYAEAGASAISVLTEPHWFHGSIEDLELARKAVEIVKGEKRPCILRKEFVFSKYQILEARLAGADTVLLIVKMLTTEELKTLFNYARSLDMEPLVEVNTPAELKSALELGAKVIGVNNRNLNDFSVDLDTTTTMKKLIPKGGDALLLALSGISSVEHVASYKKQGVYGFLIGEALMRKGDKVGEFIGQLINA is encoded by the coding sequence atggttgCTGCTGAACATGAACAGATACCTAAAAAGGTGATCATGATTGATAACTATGACTCTTTCACCTGGAATTTATATCAATATCTCTGTGAAGAAGGAGCCAATGTTTTGGTCTTCAGGAATGATGTTATCACAGTGAAGCAGATCGAAGATCTTCATCCAGATATACTTCTTATTTCCCCTGGACCGGGACATCCTCGAACTGATGCGGGTATTTCCAGAGAGGCCGTTAAATACTTCATGGGTAAGATTCCAATATTTGGTGTGTGTATGGGTCAGCAATGCATTTACGATGTTTTTGGTGGTAACGTTGAGTATGCTGGAGAAATTGTTCACGGAAAGACATCACAAATACAGCATGATGGAAAAGGTGTTTTCAAGGATGTTCCTCAAGGAGTTGCAGTTACTAGATATCACTCTTTGGCAGGATCGCCATCATCTCTTCCAGAATGCTTGCAGGTTTCTGCAAAGACAAGCCATGGCGTTATTATGGGTATCCGTCACAAGAAGTACACTATCGAAGGTGTGCAATTCCACCCTGAATCCATTTTGACTGAACAAGGTCATTTAATGGTGCGtaacattttgaaaatgcatGGTGGATACTGGGATGGAAAGGATGAAGCACAACCTGAAAGCGATAAGAAGGCTTCTATTTTGcagaaaatatacaaacaGAGAAGAGAGGATTATGCGGAGATTGTGAAGGCACCAGGAAAAACATTTGAGGACTTGCAAACTTACTATAAGCTTGGTATAGCACCAAAGAAGCCTCTAAACCTTTACGAAAAGCTTTCGGAGAATATCAGGAAGGGTAATGCTGCCATTTTGAGTGAAATTAAGAGAGCATCACCTTCAAAGGGTGACATAGACATGAATGCTAATGCTGCTGAACAAGCTACAAGATATGCTGAAGCTGGTGCTTCCGCTATATCTGTTCTTACTGAACCACATTGGTTTCATGGCTCTATTGAGGATTTAGAACTTGCTAGAAAGGCAGTTGAAATTGTGAAGGGAGAGAAGAGACCATGTATACTACGGAAGGAGTTTGTGTTTTCTAAGTACCAAATTTTGGAGGCTCGTTTAGCTGGTGCCGATACTGTTCTTCTTATAGTGAAAATGCTCACAACGGAGGAACTTAAAACTCTCTTTAATTATGCGCGGTCCCTTGATATGGAGCCTTTAGTAGAGGTTAACACCCCTGCAGAGTTAAAATCGGCTTTAGAGCTTGGAGCTAAGGTTATTGGTGTGAATAACAGAAATTTGAACGATTTCTCTGTGGATCTAGACACGACTACTACAATGAAGAAACTTATTCCTAAAGGGGGTGATGCTTTACTTCTAGCATTGAGTGGCATATCTTCAGTCGAACATGTTGCCAGTTACAAGAAACAGGGTGTTTACGGATTTTTGATTGGTGAGGCTTTAATGAGAAAGGGTGACAAGGTCGGTGAGTTTATTGGACAGCTAATTAATGCTTAA
- a CDS encoding uncharacterized protein (BUSCO:EOG09264HX6), translated as MLQYMSKASAKKGLFEITSTTSTRSFIVGRLKPFAQKKPVEPDREKRALRSKSIVEFVRNAINSEEPSFKLGAKSIYFPAATICLLRPNAKHTPYQAKFIVPKSFNKLDLRDYLWNIYHLRVLNITSTLSPATFTRSLPAPYRTRFRSPQVKKMTVDLIDPFVWPAETKDFKEEKELGEELEQYRSEKEAHLKGSDKEKPSTAFDGIIDPEPRSMNFISKRVKKQLRNVKRRDISHRKLLDAGKFIEQYIPLQ; from the coding sequence ATGCTTCAGTATATGTCAAAGGCTTCTGCAAAAAAGGGCCTTTTTGAAATAACCAGTACAACCTCAACGAGAAGTTTCATTGTTGGAAGATTAAAACCATTTGCTCAGAAAAAGCCGGTGGAACCAGACAGAGAAAAGCGGGCGTTGAGATCTAAAAGCATTGTTGAATTCGTCAGAAATGCCATAAATAGTGAGGAGCCAAGTTTTAAATTGGGCGCAAAgtcaatatattttccagCTGCAACAATTTGCTTATTAAGACCAAATGCAAAACACACACCCTATCAGGCGAAGTTCATAGTTCCAAAGTCATTTAACAAGTTGGATTTGCGGGATTACCTTTGGAATATTTACCATCTTCGGGTTTTAAACATCACGTCAACGTTATCGCCAGCAACATTTACAAGATCATTACCAGCACCATACAGAACACGGTTCAGAAGCCCACAAGTTAAGAAAATGACTGTTGATTTGATAGATCCATTTGTGTGGCCGGCAGAGACAAAAGATTTcaaggaggaaaaggagCTTGGGGAGGAGTTAGAGCAATACAGGAGTGAAAAGGAAGCCCATTTGAAGGGATCTGATAAGGAGAAACCTTCAACAGCATTTGATGGAATTATTGACCCTGAACCAAGGTCTATGAATTTCATCTCGAAAAGAGTCAAAAAACAGCTGAGAAATGTTAAAAGAAGGGACATTTCCCACAGAAAATTACTGGATGCTGGAAAATTCATTGAACAGTATATTCCTTTACAGTGA
- a CDS encoding uncharacterized protein (SECRETED:SignalP(1-19)): MRFSLITFILTTLATFCKADVDISSPSSSTSVTADSGEVSISIAWKDDGSSPDISEASTFTFKLCTGPNSDIVSVAVSSAVSASSLSGNKYSAKFDASKYSSGKFYIQVYTTFSTGGYSIHYSPRFKITGLTGSTAASGSGDSPDAQYSLPASSVNSASFSVPYVSQTGKTRYAPMQMQPGSTVTVTTWSRRFPSSAVTYYSTYKKSPVVLSTITPGWSYTMESLVNDATPAPFPSAVGWYPASKRLQSASLEGSARTIKKRRWDD, from the coding sequence ATGCGTTTTTCACTTATTACATTTATTCTCACCACGCTTGCGACATTTTGTAAAGCCGATGTTGATATTAGTTCTCCAAGTTCGTCTACATCTGTGACTGCAGACAGTGGAGAGGTTTCAATTTCTATTGCTTGGAAGGATGATGGATCGTCTCCCGATATTTCTGAAGCAAGTACCTTTACATTTAAACTTTGTACAGGTCCAAACTCTGATATCGTTTCTGTCGCTGTGTCGAGTGCTGTTTCTGCTTCGTCGCTTAGTGGAAATAAGTACAGTGCCAAGTTTGATGCATCTAAATATTCCTCAGGTAAATTCTACATCCAAGTTTATACAACGTTTAGTACGGGAGGATATTCCATTCACTACTCCCCTCGTTTCAAGATTACCGGCTTGACGGGAAGTACCGCGGCTTCTGGTTCGGGTGATTCCCCAGATGCACAATATTCGCTTCCTGCGTCTTCTGTTAATTCCGCATCGTTTTCCGTTCCATACGTCTCGCAGACTGGAAAAACCAGATATGCTCCAATGCAGATGCAGCCTGGTTCCACTGTAACTGTGACTACATGGTCAAGAAGATTCCCTTCTTCGGCAGTTACCTATTATTCCACTTACAAAAAGTCACCCGTCGTGCTATCAACAATTACTCCAGGTTGGTCTTACACTATGGAATCATTAGTGAACGATGCTACTCCAGCTCCATTTCCAAGTGCTGTTGGATGGTATCCCGCAAGTAAGAGACTTCAAAGCGCCAGTTTGGAGGGCTCTGCTAGGACTAttaagaagagaagatgGGACGATTAG
- a CDS encoding uncharacterized protein (BUSCO:EOG09265HP0) encodes MLKVIDNSGAELAECIKVLRKSPKNCAHVGDKIVVVVQDAKPLTSQITGAAAANRVKRGDICRAVVVRTRSPIQRPDGTVVKFDDNACVLVNQKDEPIGTRVSSVVARELRKKSFNKIVSLAPRVV; translated from the coding sequence ATGCTAAAAGTGATCGATAACTCTGGCGCAGAGCTAGCCGAGTGTATTAAAGTGTTAAGAAAAAGTCCTAAGAACTGTGCTCATGTCGGAGATAAAATAGTCGTTGTTGTGCAAGATGCAAAACCTTTAACTTCACAAATCACAGGTGCGGCAGCTGCAAATAGAGTTAAAAGAGGTGATATATGTAGGGCAGTCGTTGTTAGAACAAGGTCTCCCATCCAACGTCCTGATGGAACAGTGGTTAAATTTGATGACAATGCATGTGTCCTTGTGAATCAAAAGGATGAACCAATTGGAACTCGTGTATCAAGTGTTGTTGCTAGAGAGcttagaaagaaaagtttcAACAAAATTGTTTCTCTTGCCCCAAGGGTTGTTTGA